A portion of the Lolium rigidum isolate FL_2022 chromosome 1, APGP_CSIRO_Lrig_0.1, whole genome shotgun sequence genome contains these proteins:
- the LOC124707330 gene encoding GDSL esterase/lipase At5g55050-like: MKGLVLLGLAVVALAAGAGVAQPVVPAVFVLGDSTLDVGNNNYLPGEDVPRANVPFYGIDFPSGAKPTGRFSNGYNIADYIAKNLGFERSPLAYLVLKSRNYLIPSALTRGVSYASAGAGILDSTNAGNNIPLSKQVLYFASTKAEMEAAWGTRKVSMLLAKSFFLLGIGSNDLFQTNPKSPAEVAALYATLVSNYSTAITDLYGLGARKFGIINVGPVGCVPRVRILNVTGACNDALNLYAAGLAAAVKSALTTLAPKLPGFAYSLADSFAASQAIFSNPQSVGFMSSDSACCGSGRLGAEGPCIKNATLCGNRDTYFFWDSVHSTQRAAELGADGVFNGPDQLTTPISFKQLAYNI, from the exons ATGAAGGGTCTTGTGCTTCTCGGCCTTGCCGTGGTGGCGCTCGCCGCCGGTGCAGGCGTCGCCCAGCCGGTGGTGCCGGCGGTGTTCGTGCTGGGGGACTCGACGCTGGACGTGGGGAACAACAACTACCTGCCCGGGGAGGACGTACCCAGGGCCAACGTGCCTTTctatggcatcgatttccccagCGGCGCGAAGCCCACCGGAAGGTTCAGCAACGGCTACAACATCGCGGACTACATCG CTAAGAATCTGGGGTTCGAGAGAAGCCCTTTGGCCTATCTGGTGCTCAAATCGCGCAATTACCTCATCCCTAGCGCTCTGACAAGAGGCGTAAGCTACGCTTCGGCTGGAGCTGGGATCCTAGACTCAACG AATGCGGGGAACAACATTCCGCTGTCAAAGCAGGTGCTCTACTTTGCGTCAACCAAGGCGGAGATGGAGGCTGCTTGGGGAACCCGCAAGGTCTCCATGCTCCTAGCCAAGTCTTTCTTCCTCCTTGGCATTGGCAGCAACGATCTATTCCAAACCAACCCAAAGTCCCCAGCTGAAGTCGCCGCGCTCTATGCCACCCTCGTCTCCAACTACTCTACTGCCATCACT GATCTGTATGGGTTGGGGGCGAGGAAGTTTGGGATCATCAACGTGGGCCCAGTGGGGTGCGTGCCGCGGGTGCGTATACTGAATGTGACAGGGGCGTGCAACGACGCCCTGAACCTCTATGCTGCTGGTTTGGCCGCCGCCGTGAAGTCGGCGCTCACCACCCTCGCGCCAAAGCTCCCCGGTTTCGCCTACTCCCTTGCCGACTCCTTTGCCGCCTCACAGGCCATCTTCTCCAACCCGCAGTCAGTCG GGTTCATGAGCTCGGACAGTGCGTGCTGCGGGAGCGGAAGGCTAGGCGCAGAGGGCCCATGCATCAAGAATGCCACGTTGTGCGGCAACCGAGACACGTACTTTTTTTGGGACTCAGTCCACTCCACCCAGCGGGCTGCAGAGCTAGGGGCCGATGGAGTGTTCAATGGCCCGGACCAGCTTACCACGCCCATCAGCTTCAAGCAGTTAGCCTACAATATATAA